In the Oryzias latipes chromosome 23, ASM223467v1 genome, one interval contains:
- the rpl18a gene encoding 60S ribosomal protein L18a yields MKASGTLREYKVIGRLLPSAKNPTPPLYRMRIFAPNHVVAKSRFWYFVSQLRKMKKASGEIVYCGLVHEKSPLKVKNFGIWLRYDSRSGTHNMYREYRDLTTSGAVTQCYRDMGARHRARAHAIQIMKVQVIAANKCRRPAIKQFHDSKIKFPLPHRVLRRQHQPRFTTKRPNTFF; encoded by the exons ATGAAGGCGTCAGGAACT CTTCGGGAGTACAAAGTCATCGGGCGGCTGCTGCCCTCCGCCAAGAACCCCACCCCTCCTCTGTACCGCATGAGGATATTTGCCCCCAACCACGTGGTGGCCAAGTCCCGCTTCTGGTACTTCGTCTCCCAGCTGAGGAAGATGAAAAAGGCCTCTGGCGAGATCGTCTACTGTGGTCTG gtgCATGAGAAATCGCCCCTGAAGGTGAAGAACTTCGGGATCTGGCTGCGCTACGACTCTCGCAGCGGCACTCACAACATGTACAGAGAGTACCGGGACCTGACCACGTCTGGAGCCGTCACCCAGTGCT ATCGCGACATGGGGGCTCGCCACCGCGCCCGAGCCCACGCCATCCAAATCATGAAGGTGCAGGTCATCGCTGCTAACAAGTGCCGCCGACCCGCCATCAAGCAGTTCCAT GACTCCAAGATCAAGTTCCCGCTGCCGCACAGGGTCCTGCGCCGCCAGCACCAGCCCCGCTTCACCACCAAGAGACCCAACACCTTCTTCTAG